In one Sphingobium indicum B90A genomic region, the following are encoded:
- a CDS encoding ThuA domain-containing protein, protein MRRHAALAAMAVAFLCPVAAGTAPLPPVRILLFAGPKQHGAPGRHEYEKDMRELAWLLEHSGAARQVKTQVIVGEKPRDQAMLETADAIVIDGNGDWLKRETGAIFQQYAETDGLGYNAETTAALKDFDALLKRRKTGLVVYHYTMFVDNRAGRLYLNDWLGGVWIPYVSHNPVDTWAIRPIPGRHPILRGVKPWTPREEMYARYFLPDNSRRTPLLTARPSQAANGTGGPVAWAYERPDGGRSVVWGGNDFHDNMHLYPQQRRFLVNGILWAAGVEVPRGGANDQMPPEF, encoded by the coding sequence ATGCGCCGACATGCGGCATTGGCGGCGATGGCCGTCGCCTTCCTTTGCCCGGTCGCAGCCGGAACGGCTCCCTTGCCGCCGGTGCGCATCCTGCTGTTCGCCGGGCCGAAGCAGCACGGCGCCCCCGGCCGCCACGAATATGAGAAGGACATGCGCGAACTCGCCTGGCTGCTGGAGCATTCCGGCGCGGCTCGGCAGGTGAAGACGCAGGTCATCGTCGGAGAGAAGCCGCGGGACCAGGCCATGCTGGAAACGGCGGACGCCATCGTGATCGACGGCAATGGCGACTGGCTGAAGCGCGAAACCGGCGCGATCTTCCAGCAATATGCCGAAACCGACGGCCTGGGCTACAATGCGGAGACCACCGCCGCGCTCAAGGATTTCGATGCGCTGCTGAAGCGCAGGAAGACCGGGCTGGTCGTCTATCACTATACGATGTTCGTGGATAACCGGGCGGGCCGGCTCTATCTCAACGATTGGCTGGGCGGTGTCTGGATTCCCTATGTCTCGCACAATCCGGTCGACACATGGGCGATCAGGCCGATCCCCGGCAGGCATCCGATCCTGCGCGGCGTCAAGCCGTGGACGCCGCGGGAGGAGATGTATGCGCGCTATTTCCTGCCCGACAACAGCCGCCGCACCCCATTGCTCACCGCCAGGCCGTCGCAGGCGGCGAACGGCACCGGCGGTCCGGTCGCCTGGGCCTATGAACGGCCCGACGGAGGACGTTCGGTCGTGTGGGGCGGCAACGACTTTCATGACAACATGCATCTCTATCCGCAGCAACGGCGGTTCCTGGTGAACGGAATCCTGTGGGCTGCGGGCGTGGAGGTGCCGCGGGGCGGCGCGAACGACCAGATGCCGCCGGAATTCTGA
- a CDS encoding MarR family winged helix-turn-helix transcriptional regulator, with amino-acid sequence MEADGAMLQDGDYAALAEFRFALRQFQAFSSERAAQMGLTPQQHQALLALRAAPAQDATVGYVARRLLLKPHSATGLVDRLEKLGLVTRHASATDRRRSQLQLTPRALDLLAKLSATHRDEIRRLRPLLNELLARFA; translated from the coding sequence ATGGAAGCAGACGGCGCCATGTTGCAGGATGGGGATTATGCGGCGCTGGCGGAATTCCGCTTCGCGTTGCGACAGTTTCAGGCGTTCAGCAGCGAGCGGGCGGCGCAGATGGGGCTGACCCCCCAGCAGCATCAGGCTTTGCTTGCCCTGCGCGCCGCGCCTGCCCAGGACGCCACGGTGGGTTATGTGGCGCGGCGCCTGTTGCTGAAGCCGCACAGCGCGACGGGCCTGGTCGACCGGCTGGAAAAGCTGGGGCTGGTGACGCGTCATGCCAGCGCCACGGATCGCCGCCGGTCGCAACTGCAATTGACGCCGCGCGCGCTGGACCTGCTGGCGAAGCTGTCCGCCACGCATCGCGACGAGATCCGCCGATTGCGACCGCTGCTCAACGAGTTGCTGGCGCGCTTCGCCTGA
- a CDS encoding LacI family DNA-binding transcriptional regulator codes for MNERKPPTIREVAARAGVSVMTVSRVANKQSWVSPQTRARVEQAIAELNYAPNVSARALAGGDDRRVALLYRNTTTSAYLGELLLGGLDEAAKHHLHLVVEQCETGATADDIIAQILQARVSGVIVPPPLCDWDELAQALTRQDIPWVAIAPDESHGMMVVAIDDRQAASEMTRHLIDLGHRRIAFIQGNPQHRSSARRLEGFRAAMTAQGLAVEEDYIVEGDFSYRSGLEAASHLLSLETPPTAIFACNDDMAAATITIAHQRQISVPADLTVCGFDDTPLAAAIWPTLTTIRQPIRDMSRAAMTLLAEAMKRGDEMNGRGLARLDYSLVRRQSDAVPRLNHRRA; via the coding sequence ATGAACGAACGTAAGCCGCCGACAATCCGGGAAGTCGCCGCACGGGCCGGCGTGTCCGTGATGACCGTGTCGCGCGTCGCGAACAAGCAGAGCTGGGTCAGCCCCCAGACCCGCGCGCGGGTGGAACAGGCGATCGCGGAACTGAACTATGCGCCCAACGTCTCAGCCCGGGCGCTGGCCGGCGGCGACGACCGGCGGGTAGCGCTGCTTTACCGCAACACGACGACCTCCGCCTATCTGGGCGAATTGCTGCTGGGCGGGCTGGATGAGGCGGCGAAGCATCACCTCCACCTGGTGGTCGAACAATGCGAGACCGGCGCCACGGCGGACGACATCATCGCCCAGATCCTCCAGGCCCGCGTTTCCGGCGTCATCGTGCCGCCGCCCCTGTGCGACTGGGACGAACTGGCGCAGGCCCTCACCCGGCAGGACATTCCCTGGGTCGCGATCGCGCCTGACGAGAGCCATGGCATGATGGTGGTCGCGATCGACGACCGCCAGGCCGCGAGCGAGATGACGCGGCATCTGATCGACCTCGGCCACCGCCGCATCGCCTTCATCCAGGGCAATCCGCAGCACCGTTCCAGCGCGCGGCGGCTGGAGGGCTTTCGCGCCGCCATGACCGCGCAAGGCCTGGCGGTGGAAGAGGATTATATCGTGGAAGGCGATTTCAGCTACCGTTCCGGGCTGGAGGCGGCATCGCATCTGCTGAGCCTGGAAACGCCGCCCACGGCGATCTTCGCCTGCAATGACGATATGGCCGCCGCGACCATCACCATCGCGCATCAGCGGCAGATCAGCGTGCCCGCGGATCTGACGGTCTGCGGTTTCGACGACACGCCGCTCGCCGCCGCGATCTGGCCCACGCTCACCACCATTCGCCAGCCGATCCGCGACATGAGCCGCGCCGCCATGACCCTGCTGGCGGAGGCGATGAAGCGCGGGGACGAAATGAACGGACGAGGGCTGGCGCGGCTGGACTACAGCCTGGTGCGCCGCCAATCCGACGCGGTCCCGCGCCTGAACCACAGGCGGGCGTAG